In Vicia villosa cultivar HV-30 ecotype Madison, WI unplaced genomic scaffold, Vvil1.0 ctg.002106F_1_1, whole genome shotgun sequence, the following are encoded in one genomic region:
- the LOC131637888 gene encoding uncharacterized protein LOC131637888: protein MTTSAGSSLKMSWSRSKQTSGWTAFDLKQKNKNNIESEVDKDPFPPIGSSGSMRHGDKLGKKKHVPVKPFSSVLLPNENFPSLSEGGNGRKAVLGYDSDGKSCGTTVQEDVNLNFKKLKDQHPWAENSLIDDILVAVNNSVDKAVALLETMASADNFEECKVSSYPHPRPTISKTGESQTLEMVKDDIFFNSSIVGRIQDNDKDLENRNSSSGQKFSDVSDLKYKMNLLNSIPVEPEWEEDDMYLSHRKDALKTMRSASRHAKAAANAFLKGEHFSAQQHSTRAREEWHNAEKLNSEAATKILSIRNSDNDISRLDLHGLHAAEAVQALQEHLRRIESQGFSKSSAPSNGVKKNGRAHSLGSLNFMEWENLDKPLRLRSLGLHVITGVGNHSRGQAALPTAVRSFLSENRYRFEEMRPGVITVWPKFRQS, encoded by the exons ATGACCACATCAGCCGGATCATCCCTTAAGATGTCGTGGTCCAGGAGCAAACAGACTTCTGGTTGGACAGCTTTTGATCTCAAGCAGAAAAACAAGAACAATATTGAATCAGAAGTTGACAAGGATCCTTTCCCACCTATAGGCTCATCTGGTTCTATGCGACATGGTGATAAGTTAGGCAAGAAGAAACATGTTCCGGTGAAGCCTTTCTCTTCGGTGCTTCTACCTAATGAAAATTTCCCTTCCCTTTCGGAGGGCGGGAATGGTCGAAAGGCGGTGCTTGGTTATGATTCTGATGGAAAATCTTGTGGGACTACTGTTCAGGAAGatgttaatttaaattttaaaaagctCAAAGACCAGCATCCTTGGGCTGAAAATAGCCTGATTGATGATATCTTGGTCGCTGTTAATAATAGTGTTGATAAGGCCGTGGCTTTATTGGAAACAATGGCTTCTGCAGACAATTTCGAAGAATGCAAAGTATCGAGTTATCCTCACCCAAGGCCAACTATTTCTAAGACGGGTGAAAGTCAAACTTTAGAAATGGTCAAAGATGACATTTTCTTCAATTCTAGTATTGTTGGTCGCATCCAAGATAATGATAAAGACTTGGAGAATAGAAATTCTTCCTCAGGTCAGAAGTTTTCTGATGTCAGTGACCTGAAATACAAAATGAACCTCTTGAATTCCATTCCGGTCGAGCCTGAATGGGAAGAGGACGACATGTACCTCAGCCATCGAAAGGATGCATTGAAGACAATGAG GTCAGCATCACGACATGCCAAGGCAGCCGCTAATGCTTTTCTTAAAGGCGAACACTTTTCAGCCCAGCAACATTCAACAAGAGCTAGGGAGGAATGGCATAATGCAGAAAAACTTAATTCTGAGGCAGCCACTAAAATTTTGAGCATCAGGAATAGTGATAATGATATCTCTAGATTGGATTTGCATGGGCTCCATGCAGCCGAAGCTGTCCAAGCATTGCAAGAACATCTCCGTAGAATTGAAAGTCAAGGCTTCTCGAAGAGCTCAGCCCCTTCAAATGGCGTGAAGAAGAATGGCCGTGCACATTCTCTTGGATCTCTTAACTTCATGGAATGGGAAAACTTGGATAAGCCATTAAGGCTTAGATCATTAGGTCTACATGTCATAACag GCGTTGGCAATCACAGCCGAGGACAAGCTGCTCTTCCTACAGCTGTAAGAAGTTTCCTCAGTGAAAACAG ATACCGATTTGAGGAGATGAGACCAGGAGTAATCACAGTGTGGCCCAAGTTTCGTCAGAGTTGA
- the LOC131637893 gene encoding transcription termination factor MTEF1, chloroplastic-like — MFFLHSLHQPQTPYPHSHSPNPLTPNRNPNRNGYIKFRTTHRDNLRYLKSLTIIHPNTKPNNLPHPDAVHHILATVTFLKSHSFSDEDIPRLVHHSPKLFSTSFNPTDLSPVFNFLSNDLLATAEESRGLILRCPNLLFTDPNHFLKPTLHFLNEIGIRGLNRPTNRNAHLLNTRVEKLRLRVQFMEEVVGFTHDEAVNACARLPAILGYDLENNLWPKFVYLVKEMERDLEELKKFPQYFGFSLEKRIVPRHLHLKERGVRIPLNRMLMWGDEKFYAKWK, encoded by the coding sequence ATGTTCTTCCTCCATTCTCTTCACCAACCCCAAACTCCTTATCCTCACTCCCATTCACCAAACCCTCTCACTCCTAACCGTAACCCTAACAGAAACGGTTACATCAAGTTCCGAACAACTCACCGTGACAATCTCCGTTACCTAAAATCCCTAACCATAATCCACCCCAACACCAAACCCAACAACCTCCCTCACCCCGACGCCGTCCACCACATCCTCGCCACCGTCACCTTCCTCAAATCACATTCCTTCTCCGACGAAGACATCCCCCGTCTCGTCCACCACTCTCCCAAACTCTTCTCCACCTCCTTCAACCCCACAGACCTCTCCCCCGTCTTCAATTTCCTGTCCAACGACCTCCTCGCCACCGCGGAAGAATCCCGCGGCCTCATCCTCCGTTGTCCCAACCTCCTCTTCACCGATCCCAACCACTTCCTCAAACCAACACTCCACTTCCTAAATGAAATCGGAATCCGCGGATTAAACCGGCCGACGAACCGGAACGCGCATCTGTTGAACACGCGCGTGGAGAAGCTGCGGCTGAGAGTGCAATTCATGGAGGAGGTGGTGGGGTTTACTCACGACGAAGCGGTTAACGCGTGTGCGAGGCTGCCGGCGATATTGGGATATGATTTGGAGAATAATTTGTGGCCGAAGTTTGTGTATTTGGTGAAAGAGATGGAGAGGGATTTGGAGGAGTTGAAGAAGTTTCCGCAGTATTTTGGGTTTAGTTTGGAGAAGAGGATTGTGCCGAGGCATTTGCATTTGAAGGAAAGAGGTGTTAGGATTCCTTTGAATAGAATGTTGATGTGGGGGGATGAAAAATTCTATGCCAAGTGGAAGTGA
- the LOC131637891 gene encoding uncharacterized protein LOC131637891 isoform X1, which yields MDDRGGSFVAVRRISQGLDRGNTCHSTSAELVTGSSAWLGRGLSCVCAQRRESDARPSFELTLSQEECLQRLQSRIDIPYDSSIPEHQESLRALWNAAFPEEELRGLISEQWKDMGWQGKDPSTDFRGGGYISLENLLFFAKKFPKSFQDLLRKQEGDRSVWEYPFAVAGVNITFMLIQMLDLEAVQPRTLVGATFLKFLAENESAFDLLYCITFKLMDNQWLSMRASYMDFNTVMKSTRRQLEKELLLEELTQLEDVPSYKLLTQ from the exons ATGGATGATAGAGGTGGTTCTTTCGTCGCTGTTCGGAGAATTTCGCAGGGTCTTGATCGAGGCAACACGTGCCATTCAACTTCTG CTGAGCTTGTGACGGGATCATCAGCATGGCTTGGCCGAGGTTTGTCTTGTGTCTGTGCACAGAGAAGAGAGAGTGATGCTCGACCCTCTTTTGAATTAACTCTATCCCAG GAAGAATGCCTGCAGAGGCTTCAGAGTCGAATAGATATTCCGTATGATAGTTCTATCCCCGAACACCAG GAATCCCTAAGGGCTTTATGGAATGCCGCATTTCCTGAAGAAGAGCTGAGGGGCTTGATTTCAGAGCAGTGGAAAGACATGGGATGGCAAGGGAAGGATCCATCAACAGATTTTAG GGGTGGTGGTTATATATCATTAGAGAATTTGCTGTTTTTTGCCAAAAAATTCCCG AAATCTTTTCAAGATCTCTTACGGAAGCAGGAAGGAGATCGTTCAGTGTGGGAGTACCCATTTGCTGTTGCCGGTGTTAACATTACATTCATGCTTATTCAAATGCTAGATCTGGAAGCAG TTCAGCCACGGACACTGGTGGGAGCAACTTTCCTAAAATTTCTTGCAG AAAACGAGTCAGCTTTTGATCTTCTCTATTGCATAACATTCAAGCTGATGGATAATCAATGGCTTTCCATGCGCGCGTCATACATGGATTTTAAT ACAGTGATGAAATCTACACGCCGTCAGCTGGAGAAAGAACTTCTGCTTGAAGAGCTTACACAGCTGGAAGATGTACCCTCATACAAACTTCTCACACAATAG
- the LOC131637891 gene encoding uncharacterized protein LOC131637891 isoform X2 encodes MDDRGGSFVAVRRISQGLDRGNTCHSTSAELVTGSSAWLGRGLSCVCAQRRESDARPSFELTLSQEECLQRLQSRIDIPYDSSIPEHQESLRALWNAAFPEEELRGLISEQWKDMGWQGKDPSTDFRGGGYISLENLLFFAKKFPKSFQDLLRKQEGDRSVWEYPFAVAGVNITFMLIQMLDLEAVQPRTLVGATFLKFLAENESAFDLLYCITFKLMDNQWLSMRASYMDFN; translated from the exons ATGGATGATAGAGGTGGTTCTTTCGTCGCTGTTCGGAGAATTTCGCAGGGTCTTGATCGAGGCAACACGTGCCATTCAACTTCTG CTGAGCTTGTGACGGGATCATCAGCATGGCTTGGCCGAGGTTTGTCTTGTGTCTGTGCACAGAGAAGAGAGAGTGATGCTCGACCCTCTTTTGAATTAACTCTATCCCAG GAAGAATGCCTGCAGAGGCTTCAGAGTCGAATAGATATTCCGTATGATAGTTCTATCCCCGAACACCAG GAATCCCTAAGGGCTTTATGGAATGCCGCATTTCCTGAAGAAGAGCTGAGGGGCTTGATTTCAGAGCAGTGGAAAGACATGGGATGGCAAGGGAAGGATCCATCAACAGATTTTAG GGGTGGTGGTTATATATCATTAGAGAATTTGCTGTTTTTTGCCAAAAAATTCCCG AAATCTTTTCAAGATCTCTTACGGAAGCAGGAAGGAGATCGTTCAGTGTGGGAGTACCCATTTGCTGTTGCCGGTGTTAACATTACATTCATGCTTATTCAAATGCTAGATCTGGAAGCAG TTCAGCCACGGACACTGGTGGGAGCAACTTTCCTAAAATTTCTTGCAG AAAACGAGTCAGCTTTTGATCTTCTCTATTGCATAACATTCAAGCTGATGGATAATCAATGGCTTTCCATGCGCGCGTCATACATGGATTTTAAT TGA